The genomic DNA GAAAGGTAACTTCAACAGTAAAACTTGGGAACGGGGTGTTAGTAGACGGAGAATCGCTCTTCCAGCCTAAAGATTTCCCAGAAACCCCCTTGTCTCTGGAATACCCCGGGATGAGTGGTGATACAAATGCCACGTTTTGTGCCCCAAGATCCTTAAACAATACAAATGTAAAAGGAAAGGTGGTGATTTGCCTGAGAGGTGGTAACATAGGAAGAATCGCAAAAGGGCAGACAGTAAAAGATGCTGGTGGAGCTGCCATGATTCTCACAAACTCACAAAGCGATGGAGCTACTACAGTAGCTGATGCCCATGTACTCCCTGTATCACATCTTAATTACAAAGATGGACGCACAATTCTAGAATATTTCAGTTCAAGTCTATCACCAGTTGCTAGCATCATATTCCGTGGAACTGTCATTGGAGATAAGTCAGCTCCTCAAGTGGCCTCTTTCTCTTCAAGAGGACCTAGTCTAGCAAGTCCTGGAATTCTGAAACCCGACATTATTGGGCCAGGAGTTAGCATTCTTGCAGCATGGCCTACCTCAGTTGATAACACTTCAACAAACGCCCCATTTAAcgttgtttcaggtacatcaatgTCTTGCCCTCATCTCAGTGGGATAGCGGCATTATTGAAAAGTGCACACCCTGATTGGTCTCCTGCTGGAATCAAATCCGCTATCATGACAACTGCTGATTTGATCAACCTTAACAACCAACCGATTCAGGATGAAAGAGAGCTTCCTGCCAGCTTGTTTGCTGTTGGGGCTGGTCATGTCAATCCATCTAAAGCTAATGACCCAGGACTCATTTACGATATGCAAGCTGATGATTACATACCATACTTGTGTGGATTAGGATACTCAAATGCACGAGTCACAACCATTGTCCAAAAGCGAGTTTCTTGCTCAAATATACGAAGCATCCCTGAAGCACAACTAAACTATCCTTCATTTGCAATCACACTTAGTGGTAATGTGACAAAATCATACACCAGAAGAGTGACCAATGTCGGGGATGCTAATTCAACTTACACTGTGAATATTAACACGGCACCAGGCGTGAGTGTTACCGTGTCACCTTCTACACTCATATTTACGGCAGTTAACCAGAAATTGTCATACCAAGTGACATTCATCCCTGTTGGATCTCCTCCAAATCAGTTTGTTGAAGGGGCCCTTGTATGGAACTCCATAAGGCACTCGGTTAGGAGTCCCATTTCCATCAAATATGTTTAAGTGAGGTCACTGAGCATATTCGAACGGTTGGCTACACTTATAGCTACTGTTATACAGTTTATTTTCACTTGTATCTTCTGTTAGCTTTCGCTTATCCTTGTATTTTCTGTTAACTTGTCGGTTATCCTTGTACTTTCTAGGCTTCTATAGTTACACATAGGAGACCTTGTATTCTAACTACTTTTCTGTTAGCTTTCAGTATCAGATGCACCACTTTTGAATCCAGAATTAAATATGTTTGTACTCAACATAAAAATCAAAAAGTAAGACCTACCATTAATCAGCTTAAAGCAAAGTTTCTGGTCGATGAAGCAATACTCGTTTAGCAACACACAATGGCACCACCCTTATCGAC from Helianthus annuus cultivar XRQ/B chromosome 7, HanXRQr2.0-SUNRISE, whole genome shotgun sequence includes the following:
- the LOC110912558 gene encoding subtilisin-like protease; the encoded protein is MKSNRYKQVLTITLLFNFTTILNLSLVVAKETETYIVQLSCPPDHINAETEHLESWYKTFLPTVNTDSDEKPEMVYAYRNVLKGFAAKLTVEQASEIEKLDGAILAQPERVLSLHTTHTPNFLGLNQNFGFWRGSNYGKGIIIGVLDTGITPGHPSFDDKGIGPPPAKWKGKCEVAGCNNKLIGVRNFVNSSTGSPLDEDGHGMHTSSTAAGNFVEGANAIGNDSGTAAGMAPLAHLAMYKVCNENGCRSSDVLAGMDAAIEDGVDVLSLSIGGPSRPFYSNLLAIGALAAIQKGIFVSCSAGNSGPLNSSLSNEAPWILTVGASTIDRKVTSTVKLGNGVLVDGESLFQPKDFPETPLSLEYPGMSGDTNATFCAPRSLNNTNVKGKVVICLRGGNIGRIAKGQTVKDAGGAAMILTNSQSDGATTVADAHVLPVSHLNYKDGRTILEYFSSSLSPVASIIFRGTVIGDKSAPQVASFSSRGPSLASPGILKPDIIGPGVSILAAWPTSVDNTSTNAPFNVVSGTSMSCPHLSGIAALLKSAHPDWSPAGIKSAIMTTADLINLNNQPIQDERELPASLFAVGAGHVNPSKANDPGLIYDMQADDYIPYLCGLGYSNARVTTIVQKRVSCSNIRSIPEAQLNYPSFAITLSGNVTKSYTRRVTNVGDANSTYTVNINTAPGVSVTVSPSTLIFTAVNQKLSYQVTFIPVGSPPNQFVEGALVWNSIRHSVRSPISIKYV